The following are encoded together in the Arcticibacterium luteifluviistationis genome:
- a CDS encoding LacI family DNA-binding transcriptional regulator, with translation MAKTNITIKNIALELGISASTVSRALNDHPRIGTKTKERVRELAKKLHYVPNPAARLLKNNKTLKIGILLPFLKEEFFSMAISAIEDAVLPHNYHVMVSQSRDNLEREKKMVDAFISTRIDGLIVSVSAETNHYGHFKVLEDYGIPVVFFDRVPRNFEANKVHSNVTTGTIAVIQFLVNKGIKKIAIINGPGNLQASDERLNGYLETINKFGLSTSQKYIKSSNLTREETTKGMFELCDLTERPEAVLTFNDYVALDAMAACRQKGLIPNKDILFVSFANLPFTSLLENPPMASVEQFPSVMGTRSAELLLTRMQSDEPLPYEEIVLKSELRIH, from the coding sequence ATGGCCAAAACCAATATCACCATTAAGAATATAGCCCTAGAATTGGGCATATCTGCCAGTACGGTTTCGCGTGCACTTAATGACCACCCCAGAATTGGGACCAAAACTAAGGAGCGTGTTAGAGAACTAGCAAAAAAACTTCACTATGTCCCAAATCCTGCTGCGAGGCTTCTCAAGAATAATAAAACCTTAAAAATTGGCATTTTACTTCCTTTTTTGAAAGAGGAGTTTTTTTCCATGGCTATTTCGGCTATTGAAGATGCGGTTCTCCCTCATAATTATCATGTAATGGTAAGTCAATCTAGAGATAATCTGGAAAGAGAAAAAAAGATGGTTGATGCTTTTATATCAACAAGGATAGATGGTCTAATTGTATCTGTATCTGCCGAAACGAATCATTACGGACATTTTAAAGTCTTAGAGGATTATGGTATTCCAGTAGTTTTCTTTGATAGAGTTCCTAGAAACTTTGAAGCCAATAAAGTACATAGTAATGTTACCACAGGCACTATAGCTGTCATTCAGTTCCTTGTTAATAAAGGCATTAAAAAAATAGCTATAATTAACGGCCCTGGTAACCTTCAGGCATCTGACGAAAGGTTAAATGGTTATTTAGAAACTATTAATAAGTTTGGCCTATCCACTTCGCAGAAATATATCAAATCCAGCAATTTGACCCGTGAAGAAACCACAAAAGGAATGTTTGAACTTTGCGATCTTACTGAAAGGCCTGAGGCTGTTCTAACTTTTAATGACTATGTGGCTTTAGACGCTATGGCAGCATGCAGGCAAAAAGGTTTAATCCCAAACAAGGATATTCTCTTTGTTAGTTTTGCAAATTTGCCATTCACCAGTCTACTAGAAAACCCACCAATGGCTTCCGTTGAACAGTTTCCAAGTGTAATGGGAACTAGGTCAGCAGAGTTATTACTAACAAGAATGCAAAGTGACGAGCCCCTGCCCTATGAAGAAATAGTGCTAAAATCAGAACTAAGGATTCACTGA
- a CDS encoding FeoA family protein, with translation MEETTNILSEFSPGESVLIDGFTDEELSLKLMEMGFVPGTVVKIDREAPLGCPVCVTIGGDYQVSLRKSEAATVLVKSIIV, from the coding sequence TTGGAAGAAACCACTAATATATTATCCGAATTTTCTCCTGGAGAATCTGTATTAATTGACGGGTTTACAGACGAAGAACTTTCATTAAAATTAATGGAAATGGGTTTTGTACCGGGTACGGTTGTCAAAATTGACCGTGAGGCTCCATTGGGTTGTCCTGTTTGTGTCACCATCGGTGGCGATTATCAAGTATCTCTTCGAAAGTCTGAAGCCGCTACGGTTTTGGTAAAAAGCATTATTGTATGA
- a CDS encoding glycerol-3-phosphate dehydrogenase/oxidase: protein MDRKHQLGKLRTEKFDICIIGAGSSGSGAVLDAVLRGYKVALIDKNDFCAETSSKSTKLIHGGVRYLERAFKQLDLEQLRQVRHGLHERKTLLTIAPHLAKPIPLITPVFSWFEGMYYSIGLKLYGMFAAGDGLPSAKWLSKADTLKRMPGLTQEMHSSVLYYDGTFNDAAFSLAMVSSAEQKGAIVANYVSLTNFEKNAEGKLSKALVKDEISGEDFEIDAKLFINCTGPFADDVRLMADKDEESRMRPAKGVHFVFPSELMKGEDAMLIPETKDGRVVFVKPIGNKIMVGTTDTAYTDMAHEPILESKEVDYLLETVNPFLEKPLERKDITSGFGGVRPLLAPKSSKRKETKALLRDHEVEYLPESGLLSLLGGKWTTYRVMAKDVIDYAGELLNKQAECVTASHKLVGAQNSAFLMDVYKAKASKLLSEDTVEHLYENYGDLSLEVLMLVEREPALAEKLHTDYPFIKAEAAFAVKREMATKLRDFFARRIRMELLDWEATKASIDKVAPIFQRNLAWSDEEMEANKKEYADLLDKFQRVSGI, encoded by the coding sequence ATGGATCGTAAACATCAGTTAGGAAAGTTAAGGACAGAGAAATTTGATATCTGTATAATAGGAGCAGGATCAAGTGGTTCGGGGGCGGTTTTAGATGCAGTATTGAGAGGTTATAAAGTAGCCTTGATTGATAAGAATGATTTCTGTGCTGAGACATCTTCAAAGTCTACTAAGCTGATTCATGGCGGAGTGAGATACTTAGAAAGAGCTTTTAAACAATTAGATTTAGAACAACTTAGGCAAGTGCGTCATGGACTGCACGAGCGTAAAACGTTGTTGACTATTGCACCACATTTGGCAAAGCCTATTCCTTTAATTACACCCGTATTTTCTTGGTTTGAAGGAATGTACTATAGCATTGGACTAAAGTTATACGGAATGTTTGCGGCTGGTGATGGATTGCCTTCGGCCAAATGGTTGAGCAAGGCTGATACGCTAAAAAGAATGCCGGGACTGACACAGGAAATGCACAGCTCTGTGCTTTACTATGATGGTACTTTTAATGATGCTGCATTTAGTTTGGCCATGGTGAGTTCGGCGGAGCAAAAAGGGGCTATAGTAGCTAATTATGTTTCCTTGACTAATTTTGAGAAAAATGCAGAAGGCAAATTGTCAAAAGCTTTGGTCAAAGACGAAATAAGCGGTGAGGATTTTGAGATAGATGCTAAGCTTTTTATAAACTGTACAGGGCCATTTGCAGATGATGTAAGGCTTATGGCAGATAAGGATGAAGAATCTAGAATGAGGCCTGCAAAAGGTGTTCACTTTGTATTCCCATCTGAACTTATGAAAGGAGAAGACGCCATGCTTATACCAGAAACTAAAGATGGTAGAGTAGTTTTTGTGAAGCCTATCGGCAACAAAATAATGGTAGGAACCACTGATACAGCTTACACTGATATGGCACATGAGCCAATATTGGAAAGTAAAGAGGTAGACTATTTGTTAGAAACGGTCAATCCGTTCTTAGAAAAACCTTTAGAAAGAAAAGATATAACAAGTGGTTTTGGAGGAGTAAGGCCTTTATTGGCTCCAAAGAGCAGTAAGCGAAAAGAAACAAAAGCTCTTTTAAGAGACCACGAAGTAGAATATTTGCCAGAGTCGGGACTGTTAAGCCTTTTAGGAGGTAAATGGACGACCTACCGTGTCATGGCAAAAGACGTGATAGATTATGCCGGCGAGTTGCTTAATAAGCAAGCCGAATGTGTAACAGCTAGTCATAAATTAGTAGGGGCTCAAAACTCCGCTTTTTTAATGGATGTTTATAAAGCGAAAGCGTCCAAATTATTATCGGAAGACACAGTAGAACACCTTTATGAAAACTATGGTGACCTTTCTTTAGAAGTATTAATGCTGGTAGAAAGAGAACCTGCTTTAGCAGAAAAACTTCATACTGATTATCCTTTTATTAAGGCTGAAGCTGCATTTGCGGTTAAAAGAGAAATGGCTACCAAACTTAGAGATTTCTTTGCAAGAAGAATAAGAATGGAGCTTTTAGACTGGGAAGCCACTAAAGCATCTATAGATAAAGTGGCTCCGATTTTTCAGAGAAACCTAGCTTGGTCTGATGAAGAAATGGAGGCCAATAAGAAAGAATACGCAGACCTTTTAGATAAATTTCAGAGAGTTTCAGGAATTTAA
- a CDS encoding galactokinase, with protein MNEKVVAKTFEERYNSTPSIAVRAPGRINLIGEHTDYNDGFVLPASIDKAIYFCLAKRTDNTIILNSVDLKDEIEISLDDLKKSNKDWANFLIGVIKEIKDTNPELNKGFNLTFGGDVPLGAGLSSSAAIESGLAYALNQLYDLNFSLLDLAKIAQKAEHNFAGVRCGIMDMYASLMGKKGHVIQLDCKNLTHTYLPFEMDDIAVLLFNSGVKHNLAESAYNERREQCEKGLSFFQNQYPEINSFRDLSFETLEKHKADLDAKVYDRCLYVLSEEDRMKKATVALTNKDLEAFGELMYQTHEGLKSDYEVSCDELDFLVDLTKDNDDVLGARMMGGGFGGCTINIVKKNAVSDLIETVKSSYLSKFGIDIEHFQVQITDGCSVIYELA; from the coding sequence ATGAACGAAAAGGTAGTTGCTAAAACCTTTGAAGAAAGATATAATTCCACTCCAAGTATTGCAGTTAGAGCTCCAGGTAGGATAAACCTAATAGGAGAGCATACAGATTATAATGACGGTTTCGTATTGCCGGCATCAATAGATAAGGCTATTTACTTTTGCCTTGCTAAAAGAACAGACAATACCATTATCCTTAATTCGGTAGACCTAAAAGACGAGATAGAAATAAGTCTTGACGACCTCAAAAAATCAAACAAAGACTGGGCTAATTTCTTAATTGGTGTCATCAAAGAAATAAAAGACACTAATCCGGAATTAAACAAAGGCTTTAACCTGACTTTTGGTGGAGATGTACCTTTGGGAGCTGGTCTTTCTTCATCTGCTGCTATAGAAAGTGGTTTGGCTTATGCCTTAAACCAACTTTACGACCTTAATTTTAGCCTGCTTGATTTAGCGAAAATTGCCCAGAAAGCAGAGCATAATTTTGCTGGTGTAAGATGCGGAATTATGGACATGTACGCTTCTTTGATGGGTAAAAAAGGACATGTTATTCAACTTGACTGTAAGAATTTAACGCACACTTATCTTCCTTTTGAAATGGATGATATAGCGGTGCTTCTTTTTAACTCAGGGGTCAAACATAATTTGGCAGAGTCGGCTTATAATGAAAGACGTGAGCAATGTGAAAAGGGCTTAAGCTTTTTTCAAAATCAATATCCTGAAATAAATAGTTTTAGAGATTTAAGTTTTGAGACCTTAGAAAAGCACAAGGCGGACTTAGATGCTAAAGTATATGACCGCTGTTTATACGTATTGTCTGAAGAAGACAGAATGAAAAAAGCCACAGTTGCTTTGACTAATAAAGATTTAGAGGCTTTTGGGGAGCTTATGTACCAAACACATGAAGGACTTAAAAGTGACTATGAAGTTAGCTGTGATGAGTTAGATTTCTTAGTAGACTTGACTAAAGATAATGATGATGTTTTAGGTGCCAGAATGATGGGTGGAGGTTTTGGAGGTTGTACCATAAATATTGTAAAGAAAAATGCGGTTTCTGATTTAATAGAGACTGTTAAATCGTCGTATTTAAGTAAGTTTGGCATAGACATAGAACACTTCCAAGTTCAGATAACCGACGGTTGTTCGGTGATTTATGAGCTTGCTTAA
- the feoB gene encoding ferrous iron transport protein B → MKVALIGNPNSGKTSLFNQLTGLRQKVGNFPGVTVDKKIGIAKLNSGEKVEVIDFPGTYSIYPTSIDEQVVLDVLSNPKNPDYPDLAVVVVDASNLKRNMLLFEQVSNLGIPTVLALNMLDTALDAGTAIDTIKLEAHLEVPVVEINAREGIGVNGLKLRLEQALVDRNIHHNVEIDEKYEAAVLEVKQAFSLNNDYLANQYLAQGDKLSFLSESEKELIKGIGQKHGFSASAFQAAETLGHFQDISTALKEVVQVGAERGDTRTNRMDAILLHKVWGYVIFFGILFVVFNAVFALSEYPMDWIDAGIANLNNWLKSVLPESKLTSLLTDGVIAGVGGVLMFIPQIALLFAGIAILEESGYMARVVVLMDKLIRRFGLSGKSVVPLMSGIGCAVPAVMSARTIGSWQERLVTIMVTPLMSCAARLPIYTILIALVVPNTSLFGVFGLQGLTLMGLYLLGFLSALLAGYVMKKIMKSEKRSIFVMELPTYKAPRWGQVFYTIYEKVKTFVFEAGKVILAISIVLWVLASYGPGDKIEQAPEIVAAANPTLEGMELENAVSSFQLENSYAGYFGKAIEPAIKPLGYDWKIGIALITSFAAREVFVGTMSTIYSIGGDSADDNTIKARLRREVNPETGEPVFNTATSFSLLIFYVFAMMCMSTIAVVYRETKGWKWPMIQLGYMSVLAYVSAFIVYQILK, encoded by the coding sequence ATGAAAGTAGCTCTGATTGGTAATCCAAACAGTGGTAAAACCTCTTTATTTAATCAGTTAACTGGTCTAAGGCAGAAAGTAGGGAATTTTCCTGGTGTAACGGTTGATAAGAAAATAGGAATAGCAAAGCTTAACTCTGGGGAAAAGGTGGAGGTCATTGACTTTCCGGGAACCTACAGTATTTACCCTACTTCTATAGATGAGCAAGTGGTTTTAGATGTACTTTCTAACCCTAAGAATCCAGACTATCCAGACTTAGCAGTGGTGGTGGTAGATGCCTCCAATCTTAAAAGAAATATGCTCCTTTTTGAGCAAGTTTCTAATTTAGGAATTCCAACCGTTTTAGCATTAAATATGTTAGATACGGCATTAGATGCTGGTACAGCTATAGATACAATAAAATTAGAAGCTCATTTAGAAGTTCCGGTGGTAGAAATAAATGCCAGAGAAGGAATAGGCGTGAATGGCCTTAAGTTAAGGCTAGAGCAGGCTTTGGTGGATCGTAATATTCACCACAATGTAGAAATTGATGAGAAATATGAGGCGGCTGTTTTAGAAGTTAAACAAGCCTTTAGTTTAAATAATGATTACCTCGCTAATCAATACCTTGCTCAAGGTGATAAGCTTAGTTTTTTGAGCGAAAGCGAAAAAGAATTAATAAAAGGGATAGGTCAAAAGCATGGCTTTAGTGCAAGTGCCTTTCAGGCTGCAGAAACACTTGGGCATTTTCAAGATATAAGTACTGCCTTAAAAGAAGTGGTTCAGGTAGGGGCAGAAAGAGGAGATACCAGAACGAATAGAATGGACGCCATACTGCTTCATAAGGTGTGGGGTTATGTCATATTTTTCGGCATACTTTTCGTTGTTTTTAATGCGGTTTTTGCCCTGTCGGAATATCCTATGGATTGGATTGACGCCGGCATAGCAAATTTAAATAATTGGCTTAAATCTGTGCTGCCAGAGAGTAAATTAACATCCTTACTTACAGACGGAGTGATTGCAGGAGTAGGCGGAGTGCTAATGTTTATTCCTCAGATAGCTCTACTTTTTGCAGGAATTGCCATTTTAGAGGAGTCTGGTTATATGGCCAGAGTAGTGGTTTTGATGGATAAATTAATTAGACGTTTTGGCCTCAGTGGCAAATCTGTAGTACCACTAATGTCAGGAATTGGTTGTGCCGTTCCTGCAGTAATGTCTGCTAGAACCATTGGTAGTTGGCAAGAGCGATTGGTTACTATTATGGTAACGCCATTGATGAGTTGTGCTGCCAGATTGCCTATTTATACTATTCTTATTGCTCTTGTAGTTCCTAATACCTCACTTTTTGGAGTTTTTGGTTTACAAGGACTCACCCTGATGGGGCTATACCTTTTAGGTTTTCTATCTGCACTTTTGGCTGGCTACGTCATGAAGAAAATCATGAAGTCAGAGAAGAGAAGCATTTTTGTGATGGAATTACCTACTTATAAAGCACCAAGATGGGGACAGGTTTTTTATACCATTTATGAGAAAGTAAAGACTTTTGTTTTTGAAGCAGGTAAAGTTATTCTTGCCATTTCCATTGTTTTATGGGTATTAGCCTCTTATGGTCCAGGTGATAAAATAGAGCAAGCTCCAGAAATAGTGGCTGCCGCAAATCCTACTTTAGAAGGAATGGAATTAGAAAATGCAGTTTCTAGTTTTCAATTGGAAAATTCATATGCTGGTTATTTTGGGAAAGCCATAGAACCCGCCATCAAACCATTAGGTTACGACTGGAAGATAGGAATAGCCTTGATTACGTCTTTTGCGGCCAGAGAAGTCTTCGTAGGGACTATGTCGACCATTTACAGCATAGGAGGAGATAGTGCTGACGATAACACCATAAAAGCAAGATTAAGAAGAGAAGTCAATCCTGAAACAGGCGAGCCTGTTTTCAATACGGCTACGTCCTTTTCGCTGCTTATTTTCTACGTATTTGCTATGATGTGCATGAGTACCATAGCCGTGGTTTACAGAGAAACCAAAGGCTGGAAATGGCCAATGATTCAGCTAGGCTACATGAGCGTCTTAGCTTATGTTTCTGCTTTTATTGTTTATCAGATATTGAAGTAA
- a CDS encoding glycoside hydrolase family 2 TIM barrel-domain containing protein, translating into MKFSRILSGLLLLSPFFAYSQSFTFSEWENPELVEINKLAPHAEMTHFSSIAAAKADAGENLNYKSLNGNWKFKYADTPGESPQDFMEEGFDAKLWSSIPVPSNWELEGHGIPIYTNVIYPFPKNPPFIDHAYNPVGSYIKEFTVPENWEGDDVILSFGSISGAAYIWLNGKEVGFTKVSKTAAEFDITPFLKRGTNTLAVKVLRWHDGSYIEDQDFWRLSGIERDVNVYARPKTHIADYFSKALLVNNYKDGNLAVDLNVGGRSIAGFDAVLSLFDANGNVVAQQSQKVKDGMVSFKAIKVANVKPWNTETPNLYNLVLTLNKAGKLVDAVSQKVGFRTVEITDKGLLVNGNRIFVKGVNRHEHDPKTGHVISKESMLEDIRLMKLFNINTVRSSHYPNDPLWLKLCNQYGLFVIDEANVETHGMGAELQGWFDKSVHPAYLPEWKEAHLDRARRVLERDKNHPSVIVWSMGNECGNGSNFQAIYDYMKGRDDSRPVQSEQAGEEANTDIVTPMYPTMDAMKKYASSGAKRPYIMCEYSHAMGNSNGNFKEYWDVIYGSDNLQGGCIWDWVDQGLEVNDPYKGKYFGYGGDLGSQNLRNDENFCANGLVSSDRQVHPALYEVKKVYQNVHFKNFDWKTGSFDVALQTFFTDYTYTYKLLKNGEELSTGELSLTGGKGKVNIPSLIDGNDYVFQVFALQKSFDAMIPTGHEVAREEFVYKPLKDVFLLKNVRPVSGLTENGNLYIFKENGIEIALNKENGSIVKFEKDGMSYLSSMPQPYFWRAPIDNDFGHNFQETASVWRTAHSSKTLKSVDNYEGGIKVNYTLNDVSADYSISYTILEGGRLAVKSDLKINDAQVSELPRMGMRMQLPKAFNVVNYYGRGPFENYQDRNTASFLGVYQDLVKNQFVDTYIRPQENGYRTDTKWVKLKDDKGHTLKVEGMQPLSFSALHYLTEDFDPGMTKKQMHPTDVSERDATILHIDLLQRGVGGDNSWGYMPHKPYRLENNSYSYAYVITLE; encoded by the coding sequence ATGAAATTTTCACGAATCCTATCAGGACTGCTTTTGCTCAGTCCTTTTTTTGCGTATAGCCAATCTTTTACTTTTTCTGAATGGGAAAACCCAGAACTAGTAGAAATTAACAAGTTAGCCCCTCATGCTGAAATGACTCATTTTAGCAGTATTGCAGCTGCCAAGGCAGATGCTGGAGAGAACCTGAATTATAAGAGTTTAAACGGAAACTGGAAGTTTAAATATGCCGATACGCCAGGGGAGAGTCCACAAGACTTCATGGAAGAAGGTTTTGATGCTAAACTGTGGAGTTCTATACCTGTTCCTTCTAATTGGGAATTGGAAGGGCATGGCATTCCAATCTATACCAACGTCATTTACCCATTTCCTAAAAATCCACCTTTTATAGACCATGCATATAATCCTGTGGGTTCTTATATTAAGGAATTTACGGTTCCTGAAAATTGGGAGGGAGATGATGTTATTTTAAGTTTTGGTTCTATCTCAGGAGCGGCCTATATATGGCTTAATGGCAAAGAGGTAGGTTTTACTAAAGTTTCTAAAACGGCAGCGGAATTTGATATTACACCATTTCTTAAAAGAGGTACCAACACGCTAGCCGTTAAAGTTTTAAGATGGCATGACGGAAGTTATATAGAAGACCAAGATTTTTGGAGACTTTCAGGAATTGAACGTGACGTCAATGTTTATGCTAGACCTAAAACTCATATTGCAGATTACTTTTCAAAAGCTTTACTGGTCAATAATTATAAAGACGGGAATTTGGCAGTGGATTTGAATGTGGGAGGAAGAAGCATTGCTGGGTTTGACGCAGTTCTTTCTCTTTTTGATGCAAATGGCAATGTAGTGGCTCAGCAGTCTCAAAAGGTAAAAGACGGCATGGTTAGTTTTAAAGCCATTAAAGTAGCAAATGTAAAACCGTGGAATACTGAAACGCCTAACCTTTATAATCTAGTTCTTACTTTAAATAAAGCTGGAAAGTTAGTAGATGCGGTAAGTCAAAAGGTAGGTTTTAGAACAGTTGAAATTACGGACAAAGGATTGCTTGTTAACGGAAATAGAATCTTTGTGAAAGGCGTTAACCGTCATGAGCATGATCCTAAAACAGGGCACGTCATTTCTAAAGAAAGTATGCTGGAAGACATCCGCTTAATGAAACTTTTCAATATTAATACGGTAAGAAGTTCGCATTATCCTAATGACCCGCTGTGGTTGAAACTCTGTAACCAATACGGTCTTTTTGTGATAGATGAGGCCAATGTTGAAACGCACGGCATGGGAGCGGAACTGCAAGGCTGGTTTGATAAAAGTGTGCATCCTGCATATTTACCAGAGTGGAAAGAAGCTCACCTTGATAGAGCCAGAAGGGTTTTAGAAAGAGACAAAAACCACCCTTCGGTTATAGTGTGGTCTATGGGGAATGAGTGCGGAAATGGGTCTAATTTTCAAGCTATCTATGATTATATGAAAGGCCGTGACGATTCTAGGCCAGTTCAGTCTGAGCAGGCAGGTGAAGAAGCCAATACAGATATAGTTACACCAATGTATCCAACTATGGATGCTATGAAGAAATATGCAAGCTCAGGAGCTAAAAGGCCATACATCATGTGTGAGTATTCTCATGCCATGGGAAATAGTAATGGAAACTTCAAGGAGTATTGGGATGTGATTTATGGCAGCGATAACCTGCAAGGTGGCTGTATTTGGGATTGGGTAGACCAAGGTTTAGAAGTAAACGATCCATACAAAGGAAAGTACTTTGGCTACGGAGGAGACTTAGGGAGTCAAAACTTAAGAAATGATGAAAACTTCTGTGCCAACGGCTTGGTGTCTTCTGATAGACAAGTTCACCCTGCACTTTACGAAGTGAAAAAAGTGTATCAAAATGTACATTTTAAAAACTTTGACTGGAAAACTGGAAGTTTTGATGTGGCCTTGCAAACCTTCTTTACAGATTATACTTATACGTATAAGTTGTTGAAAAACGGGGAAGAGCTAAGTACAGGAGAATTAAGTCTTACAGGCGGTAAAGGAAAAGTAAACATACCAAGTTTAATAGACGGTAATGACTATGTATTTCAAGTCTTTGCTTTGCAAAAGAGTTTTGATGCTATGATTCCAACGGGTCATGAAGTGGCACGTGAAGAGTTTGTTTATAAACCGCTAAAAGATGTGTTTTTGCTTAAAAATGTGAGACCAGTATCTGGATTGACCGAGAATGGTAACTTATACATATTTAAAGAAAACGGAATTGAGATAGCCTTAAATAAAGAAAATGGAAGCATTGTCAAATTTGAGAAAGACGGTATGTCGTATTTGAGTAGCATGCCACAGCCATATTTTTGGAGAGCTCCTATCGATAATGATTTTGGACATAACTTCCAAGAAACGGCATCTGTTTGGCGTACAGCTCATAGTAGCAAAACCTTAAAGTCGGTGGATAATTATGAGGGAGGTATAAAAGTTAACTATACGCTTAATGACGTTTCTGCAGATTATAGCATTAGCTATACCATTTTAGAAGGCGGAAGGTTAGCTGTGAAGTCTGATTTGAAAATTAATGATGCACAGGTTTCTGAATTGCCAAGAATGGGAATGCGTATGCAGCTACCAAAGGCTTTTAATGTTGTGAATTACTATGGTAGAGGACCTTTTGAAAATTATCAAGATAGAAATACTGCTTCGTTTTTAGGTGTTTATCAAGATTTGGTTAAAAACCAGTTTGTAGATACTTACATAAGACCTCAAGAAAATGGCTATAGAACAGATACTAAATGGGTGAAACTGAAAGATGATAAAGGTCATACTTTAAAAGTGGAAGGTATGCAGCCACTAAGTTTTAGTGCTTTACACTATCTCACAGAGGATTTTGACCCAGGTATGACTAAAAAACAGATGCATCCTACAGATGTATCTGAAAGAGACGCAACCATTCTTCATATTGATTTGTTGCAGAGGGGTGTTGGTGGAGACAATAGTTGGGGGTATATGCCTCATAAGCCTTATAGGCTTGAAAATAATAGCTATTCTTACGCTTACGTAATCACTTTAGAGTAA